A stretch of Amycolatopsis balhimycina FH 1894 DNA encodes these proteins:
- a CDS encoding alpha/beta fold hydrolase: MTMSPTRSDPAASPDLLLVHGAWHGPWAWDLLLPKLPGTVRTVALPSSGTDPRALGGFADDVEAIRTALAKSADRPTVVVTHSGSGPATTQAVCGQPHVVGVVYVAAFVADVGQRMSDLFSGPPPAWWDLHPEEEYVDVLTPLSVFYNDVPTDIAESCAARLTHQSLSGGQAPLTDAAWRHMPTTYIVCDEDRTIPPSVQEQMAEHAVRVHHLPSGHSPFLSMPGELAAVISRESDEFMRARGSD, from the coding sequence ATGACAATGTCGCCCACCCGCAGCGACCCGGCAGCTTCACCGGATCTGCTCCTCGTGCACGGTGCCTGGCACGGCCCGTGGGCTTGGGACCTGCTGCTTCCGAAACTTCCCGGCACCGTGCGCACAGTGGCCCTTCCCTCGTCCGGGACCGACCCCAGGGCCCTGGGCGGCTTCGCCGACGACGTCGAAGCGATCAGAACGGCTTTGGCGAAGAGCGCCGACCGGCCCACCGTCGTCGTGACCCACTCGGGGAGTGGTCCCGCAACGACCCAGGCGGTGTGCGGGCAGCCGCACGTCGTCGGTGTCGTGTACGTGGCCGCATTCGTGGCCGATGTCGGCCAGCGCATGTCCGACCTGTTCAGCGGCCCACCGCCGGCCTGGTGGGACCTGCATCCCGAAGAGGAGTACGTCGACGTGCTCACTCCATTGTCCGTCTTCTACAACGACGTGCCCACGGACATCGCGGAGTCCTGCGCCGCTCGGCTGACCCACCAGTCCCTCTCCGGAGGGCAGGCGCCGCTGACCGACGCCGCGTGGCGCCACATGCCGACGACTTACATCGTCTGCGACGAGGACCGCACCATCCCACCGTCCGTCCAGGAGCAGATGGCGGAACACGCGGTCCGGGTCCACCACCTGCCGAGCGGGCACTCGCCGTTCCTGTCGATGCCCGGCGAACTCGCCGCGGTGATCAGCCGCGAGAGTGACGAGTTCATGCGCGCCCGGGGTTCGGATTGA